In Streptomyces sp. NBC_01551, one DNA window encodes the following:
- a CDS encoding DNA polymerase III subunit delta' — protein MPVWDDLVGQERVQTQLAAAARDADALVTAITNGTAPPAASKMTHAWLFTGPPGSGRSTAARAFAAALQCTSPDRALGGEPGCGFCDGCHTTLIGTHADVEIVRTDLLSIGVKETRDLVRRAQLSPAVGRWQVIVLEDADRLTEGAGNVLLKAVEEPAPRTVWLLCAPSLEDVLPTIRSRCRHLTLRTPPVSAVADVLVRRDGIAPAVAEAAARATQGHIGRARRLATDEAARARRAAVLKLPLRVDDVGGCLKAAQELIDAAAEDAKQVAEEVDTKETEELRAALGAAAGTGGRMPRGTAGVMKELEDRQKRRRTRTQRDTLDLALTDLTGFYRDVLALQLGSAVAIANEEIRPDLDRIARASGPERTLRRIEAIIACRNALDRNVAPLLAVEAMTMSLRAG, from the coding sequence ATGCCCGTATGGGACGACCTGGTAGGTCAGGAGCGGGTGCAGACGCAGCTGGCCGCCGCCGCCCGCGACGCCGACGCCCTGGTCACGGCCATCACGAACGGGACGGCTCCGCCCGCCGCGTCCAAGATGACGCACGCCTGGCTGTTCACCGGACCGCCCGGCTCCGGGCGGTCCACCGCCGCCCGCGCCTTCGCGGCCGCGCTCCAGTGCACCAGCCCCGACCGCGCCCTCGGCGGTGAACCGGGCTGCGGGTTCTGCGACGGCTGCCACACCACCCTGATCGGCACGCACGCCGATGTGGAGATCGTCCGCACCGACCTGCTGTCCATCGGCGTGAAGGAGACCCGCGACCTGGTGCGCCGGGCCCAGCTGTCGCCGGCCGTCGGGCGCTGGCAGGTCATCGTCCTGGAGGACGCCGACAGGCTCACCGAGGGCGCCGGCAACGTGCTGCTCAAGGCCGTGGAGGAACCCGCTCCGCGGACGGTGTGGCTGCTGTGCGCGCCTTCGCTGGAGGACGTGCTGCCCACCATCCGCTCCCGCTGCCGGCACCTGACCCTGCGCACCCCGCCCGTCTCCGCCGTCGCCGATGTGCTGGTCCGGCGCGACGGCATCGCGCCCGCCGTCGCCGAGGCGGCCGCCCGCGCGACCCAGGGCCACATCGGCCGGGCGCGCCGGCTCGCCACCGACGAGGCGGCGCGGGCCCGCCGGGCCGCCGTGCTGAAGCTCCCGCTCCGGGTCGACGACGTGGGCGGCTGCCTCAAGGCCGCGCAGGAGCTGATCGACGCCGCCGCGGAGGACGCCAAGCAGGTCGCCGAGGAGGTCGACACCAAGGAGACCGAGGAGCTGCGGGCCGCCCTCGGCGCCGCCGCCGGCACCGGCGGGCGGATGCCGCGCGGCACGGCGGGCGTGATGAAGGAGCTGGAGGACCGGCAGAAGCGCCGCCGGACCAGGACCCAGCGCGACACCCTCGACCTGGCGCTGACCGACCTGACCGGGTTCTACCGGGACGTACTGGCCCTCCAGCTCGGCTCGGCCGTGGCCATCGCCAATGAGGAGATACGGCCGGACCTCGACCGGATCGCCCGCGCGTCGGGCCCGGAGCGCACGCTGCGGCGCATCGAGGCGATCATCGCGTGCCGGAACGCCCTCGACCGGAACGTGGCCCCGCTCCTCGCCGTCGAGGCCATGACCATGTCGCTCCGGGCGGGCTGA